A region of Lichenibacterium dinghuense DNA encodes the following proteins:
- a CDS encoding alpha/beta hydrolase, giving the protein MIALLVLAAVPAALVLSLLTAIVVAVRGYTAATPAVVGPPPAGLGARTVAVPCGTHALAGWFAPGRPGGGAVLLLHGIRSDRRVLASRMAMLARRGAAVLAVDLRAHGESGGASVTLGLREAEDVAACLAWLRHQCPGERVGGLGISLGGAALALASRTAPVDALVLESVFAAIDGAIRNRMALVAGAAAPWLTPLFTAVGMGMTGLHPADLRPIEALRAYPGPVLVIGGGADPLTPPSETRALCDAAPGDRQLWIVEGAGHVDMASFAGSDYEGRVAAFLALHLGQMIPCA; this is encoded by the coding sequence ATGATCGCCCTCCTCGTCCTCGCCGCGGTGCCCGCCGCGCTCGTCCTGTCGCTCTTGACGGCCATCGTCGTGGCGGTGCGGGGCTACACGGCCGCGACGCCCGCCGTCGTGGGACCGCCGCCGGCGGGGCTCGGCGCCCGCACGGTCGCGGTGCCCTGCGGCACCCACGCCCTGGCGGGCTGGTTCGCGCCCGGTCGTCCCGGCGGCGGCGCCGTCCTGCTGCTGCACGGCATCCGGTCCGACCGGCGCGTGCTCGCGTCCCGCATGGCCATGCTGGCGCGGCGCGGCGCGGCCGTCCTCGCCGTCGACCTGCGCGCCCACGGGGAAAGCGGCGGCGCCTCCGTGACGCTCGGGCTGCGCGAGGCGGAGGACGTCGCGGCCTGCCTGGCCTGGCTGCGGCACCAGTGTCCGGGCGAGCGGGTCGGCGGCCTCGGCATCAGCCTCGGCGGCGCCGCCCTGGCTCTCGCGAGCCGGACCGCCCCGGTCGACGCCCTGGTGCTCGAATCGGTCTTCGCCGCCATCGACGGCGCCATCCGCAACCGCATGGCTCTGGTGGCCGGCGCCGCCGCGCCGTGGCTGACGCCGCTCTTCACCGCGGTCGGTATGGGGATGACGGGCCTGCACCCCGCCGACCTGCGGCCGATCGAAGCCCTCCGCGCCTACCCCGGCCCGGTCCTGGTGATCGGCGGCGGCGCCGATCCGCTCACGCCGCCCTCCGAAACGCGCGCCTTGTGCGACGCCGCGCCGGGCGATCGGCAGCTCTGGATCGTTGAGGGCGCCGGGCACGTCGACATGGCGTCCTTCGCGGGATCGGACTACGAGGGGCGGGTCGCGGCCTTCCTGGCCCTCCACCTGGGACAGATGATTCCATGCGCCTGA
- a CDS encoding acyltransferase family protein, producing the protein MTAGASVRPGRLDFLDGLRGLAAVQVVLLHYAAAFLPGLGTQDPGLVHFGWERRFLRAPYFFPFDGTFSVYLFFAISGTVLTLAFGRHPLALGSAALRRTVRLGIPMAASLALAALLLSVWPRAHVEAGALSNSYWLSGLMNADTSAAEVLREALGSGMVLGYRETSALPEAVWSVFPSDGIGHTLNPPLWSLHLEFWGSVLVALLAAVRHLAPPRAHLGLALGLTALLSRNPLLPFVAGHLFALAWQSPGWPAVQRSTGWRVVGAVALWAGVWACTNPPWRWISAWLAAPGLFKLWSGDTHLQSLYAALLFFTGTMLFPPFWRLLGSRPVQALGHNSFGLYLVHFPVLFTVASAAFAAALGYVPYGAAVVVAVVAGIVPTVAVTVAFTRLVDGPSLRLSRHVGLPTLLRRPASAASVGP; encoded by the coding sequence GTGACCGCGGGGGCCTCCGTGCGGCCGGGCCGCCTGGATTTCCTCGACGGCCTGCGCGGACTGGCGGCGGTTCAGGTGGTGTTGCTGCATTACGCGGCGGCGTTCCTGCCGGGGCTCGGCACGCAGGACCCCGGCCTCGTCCACTTCGGCTGGGAGCGGCGCTTCCTGCGCGCGCCCTACTTCTTCCCCTTCGACGGCACCTTCTCGGTGTACCTGTTCTTCGCCATCAGCGGCACCGTCCTGACCCTGGCCTTCGGCCGTCACCCGCTGGCGCTCGGCTCGGCCGCGTTGAGGCGGACCGTCCGGCTCGGCATTCCGATGGCGGCGTCCCTGGCCCTCGCCGCCCTGCTCCTGTCGGTCTGGCCCAGGGCGCACGTCGAGGCGGGTGCGCTGTCGAACTCCTACTGGCTGTCCGGCCTGATGAACGCCGACACGAGCGCCGCGGAGGTCCTGCGCGAGGCGCTGGGGAGCGGCATGGTGCTCGGCTACCGGGAAACTAGCGCCCTGCCGGAGGCGGTGTGGAGCGTGTTCCCGTCCGACGGGATCGGGCACACCCTGAACCCGCCGCTGTGGTCGCTCCACCTGGAGTTCTGGGGGTCGGTTCTGGTCGCCCTGCTGGCGGCGGTCCGGCACCTCGCGCCGCCGCGGGCCCACCTGGGCCTGGCCCTCGGTCTCACCGCGCTGCTGAGCCGCAACCCCCTGCTGCCCTTCGTGGCCGGCCACCTCTTCGCCCTGGCGTGGCAGTCGCCGGGATGGCCCGCGGTGCAGAGGTCGACCGGCTGGAGGGTCGTCGGCGCCGTGGCGCTCTGGGCCGGCGTGTGGGCCTGCACCAACCCGCCCTGGCGCTGGATCTCGGCCTGGCTGGCCGCCCCCGGCCTGTTCAAGCTGTGGAGCGGCGACACCCACCTCCAGAGCCTCTACGCGGCGCTGCTGTTCTTCACCGGGACCATGCTGTTCCCGCCGTTCTGGCGCCTGCTCGGGAGCCGGCCCGTCCAGGCCCTCGGCCACAACAGCTTCGGGCTGTACCTCGTCCACTTCCCCGTCCTGTTCACGGTGGCCTCGGCCGCCTTCGCGGCTGCCCTGGGCTATGTGCCCTACGGGGCCGCGGTCGTGGTCGCGGTCGTGGCGGGGATCGTGCCCACGGTCGCGGTGACGGTCGCCTTCACGCGCCTCGTCGACGGGCCGTCGTTGCGGCTGAGCCGGCACGTCGGCCTCCCGACCCTGCTGCGGCGGCCCGCTTCGGCTGCGTCCGTCGGGCCCTGA
- a CDS encoding glycosyltransferase family protein: MLHAVDRLRHARILMYSHDTFGLGHLRRCRAIAHALVERFKGLQVLIVSGSSIAGAFEFRTRVDFLKIPSVIKLYNGEYTPLAEHTALDGTLALRRQVIQSTAESFEPDILIVDKEPLGLRGEMEPTLRWLKARGTTLVLGLRDVMDSPALLSAEWARADVLGKMEELYDAVWVYGPRDFHDPLDGLDASASLRGRVEWTGFLRREVPSGPAPTLAALPADALLVTVGGGGDGAELMHQVIAAHDHDPTLDWPIVLVLGPFMRAEERDDIRRRAASHRAIHLVDFDNRPEILMESAAGVVAMGGYNTFCEILSLDKRALIVPRVRPREEQLIRALRAASLGLVDCIRPEEAADPARLAAALRGLPRRAVPSRAPYRLDLGGLDRVADLVGGIMARRTRGRAAGTAGRAEWA, translated from the coding sequence ATGCTGCACGCTGTGGACCGACTCCGGCACGCCCGCATCCTCATGTACAGCCACGACACCTTCGGCCTCGGCCACCTCAGGCGGTGCCGCGCCATCGCGCATGCGTTGGTCGAGCGCTTCAAGGGCCTTCAGGTCCTGATCGTGTCGGGCTCGTCCATCGCTGGTGCCTTCGAGTTCCGCACCCGCGTCGACTTCCTCAAGATCCCCAGCGTCATCAAGCTCTACAACGGCGAATACACGCCCCTGGCGGAGCACACGGCGCTCGACGGCACGCTGGCGCTGCGCCGCCAAGTGATCCAGTCCACCGCGGAATCCTTCGAGCCCGACATCTTGATCGTCGACAAGGAACCGCTCGGGCTGCGGGGCGAGATGGAGCCGACGCTGCGCTGGCTGAAGGCGCGCGGCACCACGCTGGTGCTGGGCCTGCGCGACGTCATGGACTCGCCCGCGCTGCTGTCGGCCGAATGGGCGCGCGCGGACGTGCTCGGCAAGATGGAGGAGCTGTACGACGCCGTGTGGGTCTACGGGCCGCGCGACTTCCACGACCCGCTCGACGGCCTCGACGCTTCGGCGTCCCTGCGCGGGCGTGTCGAGTGGACCGGGTTCCTGCGCCGCGAAGTGCCGTCCGGCCCGGCGCCGACCCTGGCCGCCCTGCCGGCCGACGCGCTGCTGGTGACGGTGGGCGGGGGCGGCGACGGCGCCGAACTGATGCACCAGGTCATCGCGGCCCACGACCACGATCCCACGCTCGACTGGCCGATCGTGCTGGTGCTCGGCCCCTTCATGCGGGCGGAGGAGCGGGACGACATCCGCCGCCGCGCGGCGTCGCACCGGGCGATCCACCTCGTCGACTTCGACAACCGCCCCGAGATCCTGATGGAGAGCGCCGCCGGCGTCGTGGCCATGGGCGGCTACAACACGTTCTGCGAAATCCTGTCGCTCGACAAGCGCGCGCTGATCGTGCCGCGCGTCCGACCCCGCGAGGAACAGCTCATCCGTGCCCTGCGCGCCGCGTCGCTCGGCCTCGTCGACTGCATCCGGCCCGAGGAGGCGGCCGATCCGGCCCGGCTCGCCGCGGCCCTGCGCGGCCTGCCGCGCCGGGCCGTGCCGTCCCGCGCGCCCTACCGCCTCGACCTCGGCGGGCTCGACCGCGTCGCGGACCTCGTCGGCGGCATCATGGCGAGGCGGACGCGCGGACGCGCGGCGGGGACGGCCGGACGAGCGGAGTGGGCGTGA
- a CDS encoding polysaccharide biosynthesis/export family protein yields the protein MGVRSAAAFGCALSLLAGALGGCAVLPSGAPTAVEFMAQGAASSLPGYVLLDLDPAIARAVSAYRRPGLSSLGADVYRPALVLKPGDVITTSVFEVAPIPLFGSAPALSGAGGDKPPTASGHTATLPSQVVELDGTVPVPFGGTVHVAGLTPGQAGRAIAKSLAGKATDPQVVVSLVSSTVNTASVNGDVGKPGLVPITVRGERVLDVIAEAGGPKDPPYDVDVQLVRRGRVARARMQRLIDDPRDNIRVEPGDNVVLIRNPRSFSVLGAALRVSQYDFNVERVTLAEAVARAGGGNDAVANVGQIFLMRYESKALLRRLLPADDARLKALDGAPDPMPVIYHLDLRVAAGYFLAQTVQMRDKDTVLITNADAVELSKAVQIMRGIAGIYYDFRGPVTTTTATRRGVVTTTTTDGGGGD from the coding sequence ATGGGTGTCAGGTCGGCAGCGGCGTTCGGCTGCGCCTTGTCGCTGCTCGCGGGCGCCCTCGGGGGCTGCGCCGTCCTGCCGAGCGGAGCCCCCACCGCGGTCGAGTTCATGGCGCAGGGCGCCGCCTCGAGCCTGCCGGGCTACGTCCTCCTCGACCTCGATCCGGCCATCGCCAGGGCCGTGTCGGCCTACCGCCGCCCGGGGCTTTCGTCGCTCGGGGCGGACGTCTACCGGCCGGCCCTGGTCCTGAAGCCCGGCGACGTCATCACGACGTCGGTGTTCGAGGTGGCGCCGATCCCGCTGTTCGGCTCGGCGCCGGCGCTGAGCGGCGCGGGCGGCGACAAGCCGCCGACGGCGAGCGGCCACACCGCGACCCTGCCGTCCCAGGTCGTGGAGCTCGACGGCACGGTGCCGGTGCCCTTCGGCGGCACGGTCCACGTCGCGGGCCTCACGCCGGGGCAGGCGGGCCGCGCCATCGCCAAGTCGCTGGCCGGCAAGGCCACCGACCCGCAGGTGGTCGTGAGCCTCGTCAGCTCCACGGTGAACACCGCCTCGGTCAACGGCGACGTCGGCAAGCCCGGCCTCGTGCCCATCACGGTGCGGGGCGAGCGCGTGCTCGACGTGATCGCCGAGGCCGGCGGCCCCAAGGACCCGCCCTACGACGTCGACGTCCAGCTCGTGCGCCGGGGCCGCGTGGCGCGGGCCAGGATGCAGCGGCTGATCGACGACCCGCGCGACAACATCCGCGTCGAGCCCGGCGACAACGTCGTGCTGATCCGCAACCCGCGCTCCTTCTCCGTACTGGGCGCGGCGCTCCGGGTGTCGCAGTACGACTTCAACGTCGAGCGCGTGACGCTGGCCGAGGCCGTCGCCCGCGCTGGGGGCGGCAACGACGCCGTCGCCAACGTGGGGCAGATCTTCCTGATGCGCTACGAGTCCAAGGCGCTGCTGCGCAGGCTGCTGCCCGCCGACGACGCGCGCCTGAAGGCCCTCGACGGCGCGCCCGATCCGATGCCCGTGATCTACCACTTGGATCTGCGCGTGGCCGCGGGCTACTTCCTCGCCCAGACGGTGCAGATGCGGGACAAGGACACGGTGCTGATCACCAACGCGGACGCGGTCGAGCTCAGCAAGGCGGTGCAGATCATGCGCGGCATCGCCGGCATCTACTACGACTTCCGCGGACCCGTGACGACCACCACCGCGACGCGCCGCGGCGTGGTCACGACCACCACCACGGACGGCGGGGGCGGGGATTGA
- a CDS encoding glycosyltransferase family 4 protein, with product MGVTSPLVFVLKGYPRLSETFIAEEILGLERRGFDIRIVALRRPTDDRTHPVHAEVWAPVSYLPEYLHDAPLRVLAAWWRARRRPGYRAARAQFLRDLPRDLTRNRFRRFGQALVLAGELPEDVRHLHAHFIHTPASVVRYASLIAGLPWTCSAHAKDIWTSPDWELRDKLAAARWTVTCTRAGRDRLDALAPLESPVRLNYHGLALDRFRPLPALRPRRDGADPADPVRILCVGRAVPKKGLDTLLDALALLPQGRHWRLVHVGGGPELKALKLRAAAAGLAARVDWLGPLDQAAVLDQYRAADLFALPCRVAGDGDRDGLPNVVVEAQSQGLAVASTAVGGVPELVEDGINGLLVPPDDAPALAAALDALVTDPDRRRALGRAGQARVARHFDSAASLDALALLFHDVGTGRATADAAAE from the coding sequence GTGGGCGTGACCAGTCCCCTCGTCTTCGTGCTGAAGGGCTACCCGCGCCTGTCCGAAACCTTCATCGCCGAGGAGATCCTGGGCCTCGAGCGCCGCGGCTTCGACATCCGCATCGTGGCGCTGCGGCGCCCGACCGACGACCGCACGCATCCGGTGCACGCCGAGGTGTGGGCGCCCGTCTCCTACCTGCCCGAGTACCTGCACGACGCCCCTTTGCGCGTCCTGGCCGCCTGGTGGCGGGCGCGCCGCCGCCCCGGCTACCGCGCAGCCCGCGCGCAGTTCCTCCGCGACCTGCCGCGCGACCTCACGCGGAACAGGTTCCGCCGCTTCGGCCAGGCCCTGGTGCTGGCCGGCGAGCTGCCGGAGGACGTCCGGCACCTCCACGCCCATTTCATCCACACGCCGGCGAGCGTGGTCCGCTACGCGAGCCTGATCGCCGGCCTGCCCTGGACCTGCTCGGCCCACGCGAAGGACATCTGGACGAGCCCGGATTGGGAGCTGCGCGACAAGCTCGCCGCCGCGCGCTGGACCGTGACCTGCACCCGCGCCGGCCGCGACCGCCTCGACGCGTTGGCGCCCCTCGAAAGCCCGGTGCGCCTCAACTATCACGGCCTCGCGCTCGACCGCTTCCGGCCGCTGCCCGCCCTGCGCCCGCGCCGCGACGGCGCCGACCCGGCCGACCCAGTGCGGATCCTGTGCGTCGGCCGCGCCGTGCCGAAGAAGGGGCTCGACACCCTGCTCGACGCCCTGGCGCTGCTGCCGCAGGGTCGCCACTGGCGCCTCGTCCACGTCGGCGGCGGCCCCGAGCTGAAGGCGCTGAAGCTGCGCGCCGCAGCGGCCGGCCTCGCGGCCCGCGTCGACTGGCTCGGGCCGCTCGATCAGGCGGCCGTGCTGGACCAGTACCGCGCGGCCGACCTCTTCGCCCTGCCCTGCCGCGTGGCGGGTGACGGCGACCGCGACGGCCTGCCCAACGTGGTGGTCGAGGCGCAGAGCCAGGGCCTCGCCGTCGCCTCGACGGCGGTCGGCGGCGTGCCGGAGCTGGTCGAGGACGGGATCAACGGCCTCCTCGTGCCGCCGGATGACGCTCCCGCGCTGGCGGCGGCGCTCGACGCCCTCGTCACGGACCCCGACCGCCGCCGGGCCCTCGGCCGGGCCGGGCAGGCCCGGGTGGCGAGGCACTTCGACTCCGCGGCGAGCCTCGACGCCCTCGCGCTTCTCTTCCATGATGTTGGGACAGGCCGGGCGACGGCCGACGCGGCGGCCGAATAG
- a CDS encoding glycosyltransferase family protein produces MQTRVLFYVQHLLGIGHLVRAGRVAAALSEAFEVLLVVGGELPAGLLPDNVSLFALPPVKAGPSGFSALVHPDGRPFTAEDKADRRDLLLGCFDEFFPEVVLIEAFPFGRRAMRFELLPLLERAAAAAQRPLVACSVRDILQDARPERRAETVALIRRHFDLVLVHGDPRLVHLSDSFPEAQQFADLIGYTGMVGPRHDGLLHGVDHAEDERFDVVVSVGGGAVGARLVAAALAARPLSQLADARWLVLTGPNADAVPEAPAAHGVSVRYFVPDLAARLARARVSVSQAGYNTVADLVAARCRAVLVPYAAGGETEQARRAALLAERGLAVVVEEKALDAATLAAAVDAALDLPPPEVELSLDGADLSRILIERHLGGA; encoded by the coding sequence ATGCAGACCCGGGTCCTGTTCTACGTCCAGCACCTGCTCGGCATCGGCCACCTCGTGCGCGCCGGCCGGGTCGCGGCGGCGCTGTCCGAGGCCTTCGAGGTTCTGCTGGTGGTCGGCGGCGAGCTGCCGGCCGGCCTGCTGCCCGACAACGTCAGCCTGTTCGCCCTGCCGCCGGTCAAGGCCGGCCCGAGCGGCTTCTCGGCGCTGGTCCACCCCGACGGGCGCCCCTTCACGGCGGAGGACAAGGCGGATCGGCGCGACCTGCTGCTCGGCTGCTTCGACGAGTTCTTCCCCGAGGTCGTGCTGATCGAGGCCTTCCCGTTCGGCCGGCGCGCCATGCGCTTCGAGCTGCTGCCGCTGCTGGAGCGCGCCGCCGCGGCGGCGCAGCGCCCGCTCGTCGCCTGCTCGGTGCGCGACATCCTGCAGGACGCGCGGCCGGAGCGCCGGGCCGAGACCGTGGCGCTGATCCGCCGCCATTTCGACCTCGTGCTGGTCCACGGCGACCCGCGCCTCGTGCACCTGTCGGACTCGTTCCCCGAAGCGCAGCAGTTCGCCGATCTGATCGGCTACACCGGCATGGTGGGGCCGCGCCACGACGGCCTGCTGCACGGCGTCGACCACGCGGAGGACGAGCGTTTCGACGTCGTGGTGTCGGTCGGCGGAGGCGCCGTCGGGGCTCGGCTCGTCGCGGCCGCGCTGGCGGCCCGCCCCCTCAGCCAGCTCGCCGACGCCCGCTGGCTCGTGCTCACCGGACCAAACGCCGACGCCGTGCCGGAAGCCCCGGCGGCCCACGGCGTGTCGGTGCGGTACTTCGTGCCCGACCTCGCGGCGCGGCTCGCGCGGGCGCGGGTGTCGGTGTCCCAGGCCGGCTACAACACCGTGGCCGACCTCGTCGCGGCGCGCTGCCGGGCCGTGCTGGTGCCCTACGCGGCCGGGGGCGAGACCGAGCAGGCGCGCCGCGCGGCGCTCCTGGCCGAGCGCGGCCTCGCCGTGGTGGTGGAGGAAAAGGCGCTCGACGCCGCGACGCTCGCCGCCGCGGTCGATGCCGCGCTGGACCTGCCGCCGCCCGAGGTCGAGCTGTCGCTCGACGGCGCCGACCTGTCGCGCATCCTCATAGAGCGCCACCTCGGCGGGGCGTGA
- a CDS encoding beta-1,6-N-acetylglucosaminyltransferase yields MKIVFVLLAHNAAPLVARVARTMTATGHRMVIHYDAKVPEAEFTALRSSLSGLGDRVRFAARVRVGWGEWSVVQATLNAVEAIAEAGWSPDYVYLMSAMDYPTRSAAELDGFLERNRGDEFIESVPSDTVRWVKSGPQRERYQYRWYFNWREHPRLTDRALKLQKRLGMRRRFVNDMVPHLGSQWWVLTWPTLQAVMEIARRPEVLRFFRTTLVPDELFFQTLVRRVVPDHRIINCPLTLYQFTDYGYPVVYHADHLDYLTRQRFFMARKLSSHDMGLRDLLDPYWRGETAARPFVDEDVGLRSTEYDDWRLAHREGPPNRPLAGGGERGWAANRRVAKPCFAVLGTSTAELGFAHRVLSRAANVRLHGQLFHPSAIEFADRAAAFASYGEADVEMRNMSGVDFLTDVVRAEPDRWTGFLLRAEQGGPVVEDLAGRPDVRIALIGGDPLVAFSEVLGGPHPALGAPFDPAALDDVPPEAAANRFRVFLKAFHGQNGASERRFKAAVEARPKGWAQRFDPRRIGPDWLNRLENCLGLRIDITSEALDAERVAAVEDYRARRRRVVDLLVRGGIDPVVFDVLGHGGQSGSEVANALALL; encoded by the coding sequence GTGAAGATCGTATTCGTGCTCCTGGCCCACAACGCGGCGCCGCTCGTCGCCCGCGTGGCCCGGACCATGACGGCCACCGGCCACCGCATGGTGATCCACTACGACGCCAAGGTGCCGGAGGCCGAGTTCACGGCGCTCCGGTCCTCGCTGTCCGGCCTCGGCGACCGCGTGCGCTTCGCGGCGAGGGTGCGGGTGGGCTGGGGCGAGTGGTCGGTCGTGCAGGCGACCCTCAACGCCGTCGAGGCCATCGCGGAGGCGGGCTGGTCGCCCGACTACGTGTATCTGATGAGCGCCATGGACTACCCGACGCGCTCGGCGGCGGAGCTCGACGGCTTCCTGGAGCGCAACCGCGGCGACGAGTTCATCGAGAGCGTGCCCTCCGACACCGTGCGGTGGGTGAAGAGCGGCCCCCAGCGCGAGCGCTACCAGTATCGCTGGTATTTCAACTGGCGCGAGCACCCCCGGCTCACCGACCGGGCGCTGAAGCTCCAGAAGCGGCTCGGGATGCGGCGGCGCTTCGTGAACGACATGGTGCCCCACCTCGGCTCGCAGTGGTGGGTGCTCACCTGGCCGACGCTGCAGGCCGTGATGGAGATCGCGCGCCGACCCGAGGTGCTCCGCTTCTTCCGCACGACGCTCGTGCCCGACGAGCTGTTCTTCCAGACGCTGGTGCGCCGCGTCGTGCCGGACCACCGCATCATCAACTGCCCGCTGACGCTCTACCAGTTCACGGACTACGGCTACCCGGTGGTCTACCACGCCGACCACCTCGACTACCTGACGCGGCAGCGGTTCTTCATGGCCCGCAAGCTGTCGTCGCACGACATGGGCCTGCGCGACCTGCTCGACCCCTACTGGCGCGGCGAGACGGCGGCGAGGCCCTTCGTCGACGAGGACGTGGGCCTGCGCTCCACCGAATACGACGACTGGCGCCTCGCGCACCGCGAGGGCCCGCCGAACCGGCCGCTCGCGGGCGGGGGCGAGCGCGGCTGGGCGGCGAACCGCCGCGTCGCCAAGCCCTGCTTCGCGGTGCTGGGCACCAGCACGGCCGAGCTCGGCTTCGCCCACCGGGTCCTGTCCCGCGCCGCGAACGTCCGGCTGCACGGACAGCTGTTCCACCCGAGCGCGATCGAGTTCGCGGATCGGGCGGCCGCCTTCGCGTCCTACGGGGAGGCCGACGTCGAGATGCGCAACATGTCGGGCGTCGACTTCCTCACAGACGTTGTGCGGGCCGAACCCGACCGCTGGACGGGCTTCCTCCTGCGGGCCGAGCAGGGCGGCCCCGTCGTCGAGGACCTGGCGGGGCGGCCCGACGTGCGGATCGCGCTGATCGGCGGCGACCCGCTCGTGGCCTTCTCCGAGGTGCTGGGCGGGCCGCATCCGGCGCTGGGCGCCCCCTTCGACCCGGCCGCGCTCGACGACGTTCCGCCCGAGGCGGCGGCCAACCGCTTCCGCGTCTTCCTCAAGGCCTTCCACGGCCAGAACGGCGCGTCCGAGCGGCGCTTCAAGGCCGCCGTTGAGGCGCGGCCGAAGGGCTGGGCGCAGCGCTTCGACCCGCGCCGCATCGGCCCCGACTGGCTGAACCGGCTGGAGAACTGCCTCGGGCTCCGCATCGACATCACGTCCGAAGCGTTGGATGCGGAGCGCGTCGCCGCGGTGGAGGACTATCGCGCGCGCCGCCGCCGCGTGGTCGACCTGCTCGTGCGCGGCGGCATCGACCCCGTGGTGTTCGACGTGCTGGGGCACGGGGGCCAGAGCGGGTCCGAAGTGGCCAACGCCCTGGCGCTCCTGTGA
- a CDS encoding response regulator codes for MKDSCVVVVEDDPLQRSDAVAMLDAAGLAVADFETADEALAFIESRSGGVSAVLTDVQVPGQLDGFDLAVRISISWPKTLVLVTSGLDRPDSLLIPSVAFLPKPWLALDVLTALQNAADAR; via the coding sequence GTGAAAGATTCTTGTGTGGTGGTGGTCGAGGATGACCCGCTCCAACGGAGCGACGCCGTCGCCATGCTCGACGCGGCCGGTCTCGCCGTGGCGGATTTCGAGACGGCCGACGAGGCGTTGGCCTTCATCGAGAGCCGGAGCGGCGGCGTGTCGGCCGTGCTCACGGACGTGCAGGTGCCCGGCCAGCTCGACGGCTTCGACCTCGCGGTGCGGATCTCGATCTCCTGGCCGAAGACGCTGGTCCTCGTCACCTCGGGGCTCGACCGGCCGGACAGCCTGCTGATCCCCTCCGTGGCCTTCCTGCCGAAGCCCTGGCTGGCCCTCGACGTCCTGACGGCCCTGCAGAACGCCGCCGACGCGCGTTGA
- a CDS encoding glycosyltransferase family 2 protein, whose product MIPPRRVNTNRGPMAGQRRRVRVFQSLRLGGFWSKLQAPLRVASVLLWPWLKARLSLRALELQAGPAAAPPGRGCVVVASHHGDHAFADAFLAHHRALGAKHFVFLDLSRDGGLAAHLGPQPGCAVWRPRPGAEGGPSLTWLNGLRGRYATGRWCLSMATTDLFVFYRCESRTLADFTEFLDSESRDHVYALVVEMYGERPAADLAAEGAPPSALDRFDAFGFVTLDPGRFRNVIVRGGLQRRTLHRAKPRQSPALNRVPLVKWQWFYGYAAGTRLVVPAYLNIPHTPWHSSPTGCVLRYALLAGPETLKVAARHEAAVAVKDGGLASYPGLLKLRDAAPLQDASRRYRTTRDLVDAGLLNPGQWF is encoded by the coding sequence GTGATCCCGCCCCGGCGCGTCAACACCAACCGCGGCCCCATGGCGGGCCAGCGGCGCCGCGTGCGCGTGTTCCAGTCTCTGCGGCTCGGCGGCTTCTGGTCCAAGCTGCAGGCGCCGCTGCGCGTGGCCTCCGTGCTGTTGTGGCCCTGGCTGAAGGCGCGGCTGAGCCTGCGGGCGCTGGAACTCCAGGCCGGGCCGGCCGCCGCGCCGCCGGGCCGCGGCTGCGTGGTGGTGGCGTCCCACCACGGCGACCACGCCTTCGCGGACGCCTTCCTGGCCCATCACCGCGCGCTCGGCGCCAAGCACTTCGTGTTCCTGGACCTGTCGCGCGACGGCGGGCTCGCGGCGCATCTCGGCCCTCAGCCCGGCTGCGCCGTTTGGCGCCCGCGCCCCGGCGCGGAGGGCGGCCCCTCGCTCACCTGGCTCAACGGGCTGCGCGGCCGCTACGCGACCGGGCGCTGGTGCCTGTCCATGGCGACCACCGACCTCTTCGTCTTCTACCGCTGCGAGAGCCGCACCCTCGCGGACTTCACCGAGTTCCTCGATTCCGAGAGCCGCGACCACGTCTACGCCCTGGTGGTGGAGATGTACGGCGAGCGCCCTGCCGCCGACCTCGCGGCCGAGGGCGCGCCGCCGTCCGCGCTCGACCGCTTCGACGCCTTCGGCTTCGTGACGCTGGATCCGGGGCGGTTCCGCAACGTCATCGTGCGGGGCGGCCTGCAGCGCCGCACGCTGCACCGCGCGAAGCCGCGCCAGAGCCCGGCGCTGAACCGCGTGCCCCTGGTGAAGTGGCAGTGGTTCTACGGCTACGCGGCGGGCACGCGCCTCGTCGTGCCGGCCTACCTCAACATCCCGCACACGCCCTGGCATTCGAGCCCCACGGGCTGCGTGCTGCGCTACGCGCTGCTGGCCGGCCCGGAGACCCTGAAGGTCGCGGCGCGCCACGAGGCGGCGGTGGCCGTGAAGGACGGCGGTCTGGCGTCCTATCCGGGGCTCCTCAAGCTGCGCGACGCCGCCCCGCTGCAGGACGCGAGCCGCCGCTACCGCACCACGCGCGACCTCGTCGACGCCGGGCTGCTGAACCCGGGCCAGTGGTTCTGA